In Actinoplanes lobatus, the DNA window GCGCCCCGTCGAACGCGTTGACCCCGATGATGAACGGGATGTCGTGTTCCTCGAAGTAGTCGATCGCCGGAAAACAGTCCTCGATCCGGCGGGTGTCGACCAGCACGATCGCGCCGAGCGCCCCGGTCACCAGGTCGTCCCAGAGGAACGCGAACCGGTCCTGCCCCGGCGTGCCGAACAGGTAGAGCAGCAGCGCGTCGTCCAGGGTGATCCGGCCGAAGTCCAGCGCCACGGTGGTGGTGGTCTTGGCGGAGACCGCCGAGGTGTCGTCCACCCCGATCGACCTCTCGGTCATCTCCGCCTCGGTGACCAGCGGCTCGATCTCCGAGACGGCGCTCACGAAGGTCGTCTTGCCGACCCCGAACCCGCCACTGATGACGATCTTGACGGCCATCGGCGACGACGGCGCCATCGGGTTAGAGCGCCCGAACACGATCCCTGATCCTCTCGATCAACGCGGTGGTCAGCTCGCCGGGCATCTCGCCGGCCCGGAGCAGGCCCTGGGTGAGCAGGTCGGCGACGATCACGCGGACCACGCCCATCGGGGCGCCGAGCGCGGACGACAGGTCGGCGATCGACCGCGGCCGCTGGCACAGTTCGACGATCCGGCGGGCCTCGAACCGCAGCGGCGCGGACAGGGCGGCCGGTTCGGCGTACAGCTGGGTCTCGATTCGCAGCCCGTCGCGCAGCGGCTGGGTGCGCCCGTTGGTGAGCATGAACGGCCGAACGACCGGATCCTCGCTCATCGGGGTAGGTGCTGCCGCGATTCGGCGATCAGGGCCGGGGTCAGCAGGTCGCCGAACCGGTCCGCGAGCAGGGAGATCTCGTACCCGACCAGGCCCAGGTCGCTGTCCCCGCCGGCCACCACGCCCAGGCAGCTGCCGCCCGGGATCACCGAGATCACCAGGAAGCCCCGGTGCATCTCGATCATGATCAGTTTCAGTCCCTCGAAGTCGTACCGGCGGGAGGCGCTGCGGGCCAGGCTGGCCATGCTGGACACGATGGCGCCCAACTGGTCGGCCTCGGCCCGGCTCAGCCCCTCCGAGCTGGCGATCAGCAGGCCGTCGGAGGACACGGCCACCGCGTCGCGTACCCCGTCGGTCTGATGGACGAAGTTGCCGAGCAGCCAGTTGCACTGGTGCCGGTCCGCTGTCGCCTCGACGCTCATCGACAAAGCTCCTCACTGGTTGCGGTGCCGGTCGCGGCCGGCACCGCGCTGGATGCCCGCGCGCAGGGCGGTCAGGCGGGTCCGGACCGCCTCCGGCGAATCCGGGACCGGAGCGGACGGTTCCGGTCGCAGTGCCGGCGCCGGCTCGATACTGGGTCGCTGTGCCCTCGGCGTACGCCGTCGCAGGCCGTTGACGGTGTGCCCGTTGTCGGCGTGGCTGGGCCGGCGGGGCGCGGGCACCAGCGGCCGCTGCTCCAGGACCACGTAGTCGACCTCCACGGCGAACGGCCCCGGCTCCGGCGGTTGCAGGGAGGGCCAGTCGACGGGCGGTTCCGGAGCGGCGGAGAGCGCGGGTGCGGGCAGGGCCGCGGCCGGGCTGACCGGCGCGGGCTCGTCGAGGGCCGCGGCGCCGCCCAGCAGGCCCACCGGCAGCGACACCCGGGCCGTCACCCCGGTCACCGCCGACCGGGCCAGCTGGACCTCGATGCCCATCTCGGCGGCCAGCCGGCCGACCACGTAGTGGCCGAGGAACCGGGCCGGCGCCGTGAGGAAGTCGCCCTCACCGCGCAGCCGCCGGTTGGCCCGCTCCAGCTCGTCCACGCTCATCCCGACGCCCTGGTCGCAGATGGCGATCAGGTAGCCGGCGTCGACCAGCCGGCCGTGGATCTCCACGTCCAGGTCCGGCGGCGAGAACGACAGGCCGTTCTCGATCAGTTCGGCGAGCATGTGCGCCAGGCCGCTGGCCACCGACCCGGCCACCAGGGCCTCGTCCAGCCGCCGCAGCGACACCCGCCGGTACTCCTCCACCTCGGACACCGCGGCCCGGATCACGTCGGTCAGCGGCAGCGGCCGCGACCACTGCCGGGGGCTGGCCGCGCCGACCAGCACGAGCAGGCTCTCGGCGTTGCGGCGCATGCGGGTGGCCAGGTGGTCCAGCTCGAACAGGTTCGCCAGGCCGGTCGGGCTGGCCTCCTCCCGTTCCAGCTTGGTGATGAAGCCGAGCTGACGGCGCAGCAGGTTCTGGTTGCGGCGGCCCAGGTTGGCCAGCGAGTCGGCGGAGGCCCGGCGCAGTTCGGCCTGCTCGGTGGCGAGCGCGTACGCCGTCGCCTGCACCCGCTCGAACGCGTCCGCGACCCGGCGCATCTCGGCGCTGGCCCGGTCGGCGACCCGTACCGCCCCGGGCGGCCCGGTCGCCTCCCCGGCCGCGGTCCGGCGCACCGCCTCCGGCAGCCGCTCGCCGGCCAGCCGGTTCGCCTCGTCGGCGAGTTCGGCGAGCGGGCTGGAGACCGACTGCGCGGCGATCGTACCCAGATAGACGGCGATCCCGACGCAGAGCAGGACCACCGCGGCGAGCCCGGCCAACCGCAGGTTGGCCTCGTCGAGGAGCACGGCGGCGCGGGCCCGCAGCGAGTCGCCGATGGTCTGCGCCAGCTTCGACATGTCGTCGAGGACGGTGGACATGGCGGCCCAGTAGCCCTGCGCGTCGATCCGCAGGGTCTGCCCGTCGCCGGAGCGCAGCGCCCGCGCCTCCAGCTGGGCCGCCCGCTGGGCCTGCGCCGTGCCGAACAGCCGGTCCTTGGCGGCGAGCGCTTCCGGGGTGGCGTACTCGTCGAACTCGGCGAGGGCGGCGTCCAGGTCGGCGCGCAGCCGCACGTACCGGAGGTACTCGCCGTCCTCGAACCCGCCGGCCGAGAACACCCCGTTGAGGTACGCCAGCTGCTGTGCGCTCGCCTCCTTGGCCAGGTTGAGCATGGCCAGCGACTCGGAGCCGAGCCGCATGGTGGCGTCCGCGGCGTTGTCCAGCGCGAAGTAGACCTCGCGCAGCTCGTCGAGGACCTCGTTGTACTCCTCGAAGACCTCGCCCCGCTCGGCGCCGCCGCCGTCCACCTCCTCGCGGATCCCGGTCAGCGCGGTCGCCTGTTCGAGCGCCTCGGTCACCTGGCCGTCCAGGTCGCCGTCGTCGGCGATCAGCTGTCGTACCGAGCTGATCCGCGCGTCGACCCGTTGCCGTGCCGCCACGATCTCGGCACGGAAGCCCTCGTTGCCGGCGAGCAGCCCGAGCGTCACGCCGCGCTCGTTCTGCACCTCCTGGGACACCGCCTGGACGGCCAGGTCCAGCGTGACCGCCCGGTCGGTACGCGCCGCCAGCCGGTAGTTGCCGAACTCCTCCACCACCACGACGCCGAGCAGCAGCAGCATCGCCGCGACCGGAAAGGCCAGCATCCGGACGATGCGACCGCGGATCGTGTGCCCGCCCCGGCTCATGCCTCGCCCCGCTCCCGTGTAGACCTGCCGTGCCGCCGCACAGAATTGACGGACGTGCACATGGGGTCAACACCCCTAACGAGCGACGCTGTGCGTTTCTCCCGCTCCGGAGCGTGGCGGTGAAGGGCTGGTCCTACGAACGGGTGGCGCCCATCGGAGGCAGCACGAGCCCGTCGAGCATCGCCGCAGGCCCGCCGCCGAACGAGGTGAGCCACCGCCGTGCGGGCCCCGGCAACCGGGGCAGCAGACGGGTGGCCTGCGCGGTCAGCCACACCTGGGTCCGGTTGCGGGGCACGATCGCGCCGAGCACGGACGGGCCGATCCGCCGGCTGTGCCGCACCGGGCCGGCCAGCGCCGCCTCGTAACGCCGCAGCGCGCCGTCGACCGGACCGGTGGCCAGTTCGGCGGCGAGCACGTACGCCGCGGCCGCCGCCAGGCTGGTGCCGCCGCCCACGGCCGGGCCGGGGCCGTACCCCGCGTCGCCGACGAGCGTGACCGGGCCGCGCGACCAGGAGTCCATCCGGATCTGCGAGATGTCGTCGAAGTAGAAGTCCCCGGCCGGGCCGAGATGCGCCAGCACCGCGGCCACCCGCGGCCCGAGCCGGTCCCCGATGAGATCCCGCAGGATCCCCTTCTGTGCGTCCCGGTCGTGCCGGTCGTGCGGGATCTCCGCGGTACGCACGAGGAACAGCGCGCGGGACAGCCCCGGCGCGAGCGTCGGGTAGACGGTGGCCGCCAGCCCCGGTGCGGTGAACGCCGCCACCGTCGGCCCGGTCCCGAGCACGTCGGGCAGCGTGTAGACGGCCAGGTAGGCGCCGAGGAACCGGCGGTACCGCTCCTCCGGGCCGAAGGCCAGCGCCCGCACCCCGGAGTGCAGCCCGTCCGCGCCCACCACCAGGTCGGCGTCGACGGTGTCCCCATCGGACAGCACCGCCGTGGCGCCGTCCAGCCGCTCGATCACCGTCCCGAACCGGTAGTCGACGTCGTCGCGGGTGACCTCGTGCAGCAGTCCGGCGAGGACGCCGCGCATGATCTCGATGTGCCGTCCGGGGACCCCGGCGGCCAGATCGGCGGTGGCCAGGGTGATCGGCGCGCGTCCGTCCCGGAACAGGGTGATCGTGTCGTTGCGGGTACGCGCCTCGCGCACCCGGTCGAGCAGCCCCATCCGCTCGATCACGTCGACGGCCGGCCCGAACAGGTCGACCGCGTGCCCGCCGTCCCCGGCCCGCGCGTCGGCGGCCCTCTCGACGACGGTGACCCGCCATCCGTTCCGGCGCAGCCAGTAGGCGAGAACGGGCCCGGCGACGCTGGCGCCGGAGATCAGTGCGTGCACGGCGATCCCCCCGATCGTTTGTTGACCTATCGGTAAGTAAACGACCGGGCGAAGGGGAGGGTCAACACTTACCTTCCGGTAAGTAGACTTCGGCACGTGCCCCGCGCCAGGACCACCGAGACCGCCGACCGGATCCGCGCCGCCGCCCTGGAGCTGATCGCGGTCAAGGGCGTGCACCAGGTCAG includes these proteins:
- a CDS encoding sensor histidine kinase, whose amino-acid sequence is MLAFPVAAMLLLLGVVVVEEFGNYRLAARTDRAVTLDLAVQAVSQEVQNERGVTLGLLAGNEGFRAEIVAARQRVDARISSVRQLIADDGDLDGQVTEALEQATALTGIREEVDGGGAERGEVFEEYNEVLDELREVYFALDNAADATMRLGSESLAMLNLAKEASAQQLAYLNGVFSAGGFEDGEYLRYVRLRADLDAALAEFDEYATPEALAAKDRLFGTAQAQRAAQLEARALRSGDGQTLRIDAQGYWAAMSTVLDDMSKLAQTIGDSLRARAAVLLDEANLRLAGLAAVVLLCVGIAVYLGTIAAQSVSSPLAELADEANRLAGERLPEAVRRTAAGEATGPPGAVRVADRASAEMRRVADAFERVQATAYALATEQAELRRASADSLANLGRRNQNLLRRQLGFITKLEREEASPTGLANLFELDHLATRMRRNAESLLVLVGAASPRQWSRPLPLTDVIRAAVSEVEEYRRVSLRRLDEALVAGSVASGLAHMLAELIENGLSFSPPDLDVEIHGRLVDAGYLIAICDQGVGMSVDELERANRRLRGEGDFLTAPARFLGHYVVGRLAAEMGIEVQLARSAVTGVTARVSLPVGLLGGAAALDEPAPVSPAAALPAPALSAAPEPPVDWPSLQPPEPGPFAVEVDYVVLEQRPLVPAPRRPSHADNGHTVNGLRRRTPRAQRPSIEPAPALRPEPSAPVPDSPEAVRTRLTALRAGIQRGAGRDRHRNQ
- a CDS encoding DUF742 domain-containing protein, with amino-acid sequence MSEDPVVRPFMLTNGRTQPLRDGLRIETQLYAEPAALSAPLRFEARRIVELCQRPRSIADLSSALGAPMGVVRVIVADLLTQGLLRAGEMPGELTTALIERIRDRVRAL
- a CDS encoding FAD-dependent monooxygenase gives rise to the protein MHALISGASVAGPVLAYWLRRNGWRVTVVERAADARAGDGGHAVDLFGPAVDVIERMGLLDRVREARTRNDTITLFRDGRAPITLATADLAAGVPGRHIEIMRGVLAGLLHEVTRDDVDYRFGTVIERLDGATAVLSDGDTVDADLVVGADGLHSGVRALAFGPEERYRRFLGAYLAVYTLPDVLGTGPTVAAFTAPGLAATVYPTLAPGLSRALFLVRTAEIPHDRHDRDAQKGILRDLIGDRLGPRVAAVLAHLGPAGDFYFDDISQIRMDSWSRGPVTLVGDAGYGPGPAVGGGTSLAAAAAYVLAAELATGPVDGALRRYEAALAGPVRHSRRIGPSVLGAIVPRNRTQVWLTAQATRLLPRLPGPARRWLTSFGGGPAAMLDGLVLPPMGATRS
- a CDS encoding roadblock/LC7 domain-containing protein, whose protein sequence is MSVEATADRHQCNWLLGNFVHQTDGVRDAVAVSSDGLLIASSEGLSRAEADQLGAIVSSMASLARSASRRYDFEGLKLIMIEMHRGFLVISVIPGGSCLGVVAGGDSDLGLVGYEISLLADRFGDLLTPALIAESRQHLPR
- a CDS encoding GTP-binding protein: MAPSSPMAVKIVISGGFGVGKTTFVSAVSEIEPLVTEAEMTERSIGVDDTSAVSAKTTTTVALDFGRITLDDALLLYLFGTPGQDRFAFLWDDLVTGALGAIVLVDTRRIEDCFPAIDYFEEHDIPFIIGVNAFDGARRFELPEVRDALGIAETMPLLECDARQRDSVKAVLVALTERVLARRLDRLAG